Proteins from one Impatiens glandulifera chromosome 2, dImpGla2.1, whole genome shotgun sequence genomic window:
- the LOC124926141 gene encoding protein ASPARTIC PROTEASE IN GUARD CELL 2-like — MAPPLTFLHPLPFLMAATLFPLLLATASASIFYPNFQHLNVTETILVATKLTHPSKPSSYQQTLSENDVIPTDDSHQEKIKLKLHHIDTMLFHHLKKPSHVNFSHRFSARMKRDVRRVAALNRRMGSTAVDITEDFGGDVISGMEQGSGEYFVRIGVGSPPRNQYMVIDSGSDIVWVQCKPCSLCYQQSDPVFDPNTSASFTGVSCPSDICERIENAGCYSGRCRYEVHYGDESYTKGTLAFETLTFGRVMVQNVAIGCGHTNQGMFVGAAGLLGLGGGSMSFVGQLGGQTGGAFSYCLVSRGSGSVGSLEFGRGSLPMGAAWVPLLPNPRLPSFYYIGLSGLGVGGIRVPIPEDQFKLTELGEGGVVLDTGTAVTRIPTNAYVAFRDSFVSQTANLPRTPAVSIFDTCYDLNEFVSVRVPTVSFYFSGGPILTLPARNFLIPVDELGTFCFGFAPSRSTLSIIGNIQQEGIQISVDATNGFAGFGPNVC; from the coding sequence ATGGCGCCACCACTCACCTTCTTACACCCACTTCCGTTTCTGATGGCAGCGACCCTATTCCCTCTCTTACTCGCCACCGCCTCAGCCTCCATATTCTATCCTAATTTCCAACACTTAAACGTGACAGAGACAATCCTGGTCGCAACAAAATTAACCCATCCGTCAAAACCATCTTCCTACCAACAAACACTCTCAGAAAATGATGTAATCCCCACCGACGACTCCCATCAAGagaaaatcaaactcaaattaCATCACATAGACACGATGTTGTTTCACCACCTTAAAAAACCCTCCCATGTTAATTTTAGTCACCGTTTCTCCGCCCGAATGAAGAGAGATGTCAGACGGGTCGCCGCCCTTAACCGCCGTATGGGATCCACCGCCGTCGACATCACGGAGGATTTCGGAGGGGATGTCATTTCCGGCATGGAACAGGGTAGTGGAGAATATTTCGTTAGAATCGGTGTCGGCAGTCCGCCTAGGAATCAATACATGGTTATAGATTCCGGAAGTGACATCGTTTGGGTCCAATGCAAACCCTGCAGCCTATGTTACCAACAATCAGACCCGGTTTTCGACCCGAATACCTCTGCTTCTTTTACAGGAGTTTCTTGTCCATCAGATATATGCGAACGAATCGAGAATGCTGGTTGCTATTCCGGCCGGTGCAGGTACGAGGTTCATTACGGCGACGAATCGTACACGAAAGGAACTCTAGCGTTCGAAACGCTTACATTCGGGCGGGTCATGGTCCAAAACGTAGCTATCGGGTGCGGACATACAAACCAGGGAATGTTCGTCGGAGCAGCCGGGCTATTGGGTCTCGGAGGCGGGTCTATGTCGTTTGTGGGACAATTGGGTGGGCAAACAGGCGGGGCGTTCAGTTACTGTCTTGTTAGCAGGGGATCTGGATCAGTCGGGTCGTTGGAATTCGGGCGTGGATCTTTACCTATGGGAGCAGCGTGGGTCCCGTTACTCCCGAACCCGAGATTGCCAAGTTTTTATTACATCGGTCTTTCAGGTCTTGGGGTCGGAGGTATTCGGGTTCCAATACCCGAAGACCAGTTCAAACTGACCGAACTAGGTGAAGGAGGGGTTGTCTTGGACACTGGGACTGCGGTTACTCGGATTCCAACAAATGCTTATGTGGCATTTCGGGATTCGTTCGTTTCGCAAACCGCAAACCTACCGAGAACACCGGCGGTATCGATATTTGACACATGTTACGATCTGAACGAGTTTGTATCGGTTAGGGTTCCAACGGTTTCATTTTACTTTTCGGGCGGGCCAATTCTAACCCTCCCTGCCCGAAACTTTTTGATTCCGGTTGATGAATTGGGTACGTTTTGTTTCGGATTCGCTCCATCTCGATCGACATTATCGATAATTGGGAATATCCAACAAGAGGGGATCCAGATTTCAGTGGATGCAACTAATGGATTTGCCGGGTTTGGGCCAAATGTTTGCTGA
- the LOC124924498 gene encoding myosin-11-like yields MLMNLTNSNTLQEVQCRTCLLKPKVRLRKLTTRIRKITEELEKIEHEDTVAPRVLARLEKAKGELTQEIERLEAICSRMKIPVYTPPQIDTFPEHCPTPPQENAASKDSDERADPNLTGQSPPPEPEVPASDFTKEWVEDRLQKLEASTSELIDNRIQEFEDSAVQPFKDRSQRIFGSALQFADATRSLLVRNQERFLEIGEDLQEEAAQRNKYVQRTEILEDLTSDLKKDFDRLERETDQRLTSMNDDLVDTTLQRVSELEKTNVGLVADLKALSEQVAELLKAKVNADAAAIAADAETAKRIQDALDAEMSKEKEAPRSTQLTEEEAEAERLRIAEAKYPGLTKKVAAQTAEDAARLERQKQKLEEFAAENKKKKAAASASAPKKRKREAPKKEAPKKVQIAELLNEVSEAVIPSESQQADQVEEEVEEQLRSRSIKRRSSEPTGQ; encoded by the coding sequence ATGCTCATGAACCTTACAAACTCCAACACACTCCAagaggtacaatgccgaaccTGCCTCTTAAAACCGAAGGTCCGATTACGGAAGCTAACAAcacgcatccggaaaattacggaggaACTCGAAAAGATAGAACATGAagacaccgtagcgccgcgggtgttagcAAGGCTTGAAAAGGCCAAAGGGGAACTTACTCAAGAAATCGAACGGCTAGAGGCCATATGCAGCCGGATGaaaataccggtctatactCCTCCCCAGATCGATACGTTTCCGGAACACTGCCCAACACCTCCACAGGAGAATGCGGCATCCAAAGATTCCGATGAAAGAGCCGACCCCAATCTCACCGGGCAATCCCCTCCTCCAGAACCGGAAGTCCCTGCTTCAGACTTCAcgaaagaatgggttgaggaccgtcttcaaaagcttgaagccTCCACATCAGAACTGATTGATAACCGCATTCAGGAGTTTGAAGACTCCGCGGTTCAGCCGTTCAAAGATAGATCACAGAGGATATTTGGTTCGGCCCTCCAGTTCGCCGACGCCACAAGGAGTCTTCTGGTAAGAAATCAGGAACGGTTCTTAGAAATCGGTGAAGATCTGCAGGAAGAGGCAGCTCAGCGCAATAAATACGTTCAGCGAACCGAAATTTTGGAGGACTTGACCTCCGATTTAAAGAAAGACTTCGACCGGCTTGAAAGGGAAACCGATCAACGGTTGACATCAATGAATGATGACCTGGTTGACACAACACTTCaacgggtctccgaactcgagaagacaaATGTGGGTCTCGTGGCCGACCTAAAGGCGCTCTCTGAACAGGTTGCCGAACTGCTAAAGGCAAAGGTGAACGCAGATGCCGCGGCTATAGCGGCCGATGCTGAGACGGCTAAAAGgatccaggatgcgctggatgccgaaATGAGTAAAGAAAAGGAGGCACCGCGTTCCACTCAACTCACCgaagaagaagcagaggccgagcGACTTCGAATTGCAGAGGCTAAGTACCCGGGGCTCACAAAGAAAGTAGCCGCTCAAactgcggaggatgccgcacgaTTGGAAAGGCAAAAACAGAAGCTGGAAGAATTCGCCGccgaaaacaagaagaagaaggcggccgcctccgcctcAGCGCCGAAAAAGCGGAAGAGGGAGGCTCCTAAGAAggaggcccctaagaaagttcaaatagccgaGCTGCTAAATGAGGTCTCAGAAGCGGTCATCCCGAGTGAATCGCAGCAGGCCGACCAAGTCGAAGaggaagtcgaagaacaactgcggtcACGGTCTATAAAACGACGATCTTCCGAACCGACCGGTCAAtag